Proteins encoded within one genomic window of Parolsenella massiliensis:
- the gatB gene encoding Asp-tRNA(Asn)/Glu-tRNA(Gln) amidotransferase subunit GatB, with amino-acid sequence MKKLADVLQDWEAVIGLEIHTELTALDTKMFCNCRLSHDDAPNTNVCPVCLGLPGALPVPNRRAIQAIVKAGLATNCQIMRHSMFYRKHYFYPDMAKNFQTTQGPVAFCMHGHLDLEVTGRGAAERPECAFGEAEAMSLASASANAVGLSTAMSDHLPEGGTRPKASSQGTYDTANLAVPVRAEDGSYTVPIRILRIHMEEDAAKMVHVGGEEGRIGGATESLVDYNRCGTPLIELVTEPDLRTPEEARLFMEKLRRVFLTLGISDCSMEKGSMRCDGNVSLRRRGETKLGTKTELKNLNSFKALHDGLEYEICRQAEVLEEGGVIYQETRHWEPSRKRTVVMRVKETADDYRLFPDPDLAPFDLTDDFIDGCRAEIPELPDAKRDRLCEQYGLKRADAEQIAGDPATAELFEAACKLAPEKAALTVGNVVVNLVPAYDVLTAAQVASVSALLASDAIGFAQAREVLDAVNGTELDPEKVVDERGMRQVSDTGALEPVVDAVLARCGEQVEQYRGGNRKVVGFLVGQCMKESRGKGNPKLFNQLLGEKLSKM; translated from the coding sequence ATGAAGAAGCTCGCCGACGTTCTTCAGGACTGGGAGGCCGTCATTGGCCTTGAGATCCACACCGAGCTCACCGCGCTCGACACCAAGATGTTCTGCAACTGCCGCCTGTCGCATGACGACGCGCCCAACACGAACGTCTGCCCCGTGTGCCTGGGCCTTCCGGGCGCCCTGCCCGTGCCCAACCGCCGCGCCATCCAGGCCATCGTGAAGGCGGGCCTGGCCACGAACTGCCAGATCATGCGGCACAGCATGTTCTACCGCAAGCATTACTTCTATCCCGACATGGCCAAGAACTTCCAGACCACGCAGGGACCTGTGGCCTTCTGCATGCACGGACATCTGGACCTCGAGGTCACGGGCCGTGGCGCCGCCGAGCGCCCGGAGTGCGCGTTTGGCGAGGCCGAGGCCATGAGCCTGGCGAGTGCGAGCGCCAACGCCGTGGGCCTGTCCACGGCCATGAGCGACCACCTGCCTGAGGGCGGCACGCGTCCCAAGGCCTCCAGCCAGGGGACGTACGACACGGCCAACCTCGCCGTGCCCGTGCGCGCCGAGGACGGCTCGTACACGGTGCCCATCCGCATCCTGCGCATCCACATGGAGGAGGACGCCGCCAAGATGGTGCACGTGGGCGGCGAGGAGGGCCGCATCGGCGGCGCCACCGAGAGCCTCGTGGACTACAACCGCTGCGGCACGCCCCTCATCGAGCTCGTCACCGAGCCCGACCTGCGCACGCCCGAGGAGGCGCGCCTGTTCATGGAGAAGCTGCGCCGCGTGTTCCTGACGCTGGGCATCTCCGACTGCTCCATGGAGAAGGGCTCCATGCGCTGCGACGGCAACGTGAGCCTGCGTCGCCGCGGCGAGACCAAGCTGGGCACCAAGACCGAGCTCAAGAACCTCAACTCGTTCAAGGCCCTGCACGACGGCCTCGAGTACGAGATCTGCCGCCAGGCCGAGGTGCTCGAGGAGGGCGGCGTCATCTACCAGGAGACGCGTCACTGGGAGCCGAGCCGCAAGCGCACCGTGGTTATGCGTGTCAAGGAGACGGCCGACGACTATCGCCTGTTCCCCGACCCAGACCTGGCGCCGTTCGACCTCACGGACGACTTCATCGACGGCTGCCGCGCCGAGATTCCCGAGCTTCCGGACGCCAAGCGCGACCGCCTGTGCGAGCAGTACGGCCTCAAGCGCGCCGACGCCGAGCAGATCGCAGGCGACCCGGCCACGGCCGAGCTGTTCGAGGCCGCCTGCAAGCTCGCACCCGAGAAGGCCGCGCTTACGGTGGGCAACGTCGTGGTGAACCTCGTGCCGGCCTATGACGTGCTCACGGCGGCGCAGGTGGCGAGCGTGAGCGCGCTTCTCGCGAGCGACGCCATTGGGTTTGCCCAGGCCCGCGAGGTGCTCGACGCGGTGAACGGCACCGAGCTCGACCCCGAGAAGGTCGTCGACGAGCGTGGCATGCGCCAGGTGAGCGACACCGGTGCGCTCGAGCCCGTGGTGGACGCGGTGCTCGCGCGCTGCGGCGAGCAGGTGGAGCAGTACCGCGGCGGCAACCGCAAGGTCGTGGGCTTCCTCGTGGGCCAGTGCATGAAGGAGAGCCGCGGCAAGGGCAACCCCAAGCTGTTCAACCAGCTCCTGGGCGAGAAGCTCTCGAAGATGTAG
- the gatA gene encoding Asp-tRNA(Asn)/Glu-tRNA(Gln) amidotransferase subunit GatA, whose translation MANLDTLSAAQIAAGVTAGDFTATEVAHAALDAVEARDGAVQAFLQVAPELALAAAKRIDDARAAGEKLPPLAGVPIAVKDNMMLAGTRTTCASRMLENYESVYTATCVQRMLDAGCLPIGKANMDEFAFGSSTESSAFHRTNNPWDTERVPGGSSGGSAAAVAAGEVTLALGSDTGGSIRQPASLCGVVGMKPTYGAVSRYGVVAFGSSLDQVGPFGRSVADVALAMNALTAAGHDPRDSTSQDCAVDFTEHLEDGVAGRRVGVIPALMEADGLTPEVRDAVRAAAKSLEEQGAELVEVELPNLDAAIAAYYVLGPCEAFSNLARFDGVRYGYQEPGCATLAEQSSLSRAHGFGAEAKRRQMLGAWLLSSGVYEKYYLAAQKARTLITRDYAAAYEKVDVILMPASPRTAFKFGELSDPTQMYLSDLYTISINIAGNGGVSVPLGLGAESGLPVSAQLVGPAFKDRDLLTFARAVERGAASADGTPTLAVAPDLAGKGGELA comes from the coding sequence CCGAGGTCGCCCACGCCGCGCTCGATGCCGTGGAGGCCCGCGATGGGGCCGTCCAGGCGTTTCTGCAGGTGGCACCCGAGCTCGCGCTCGCGGCTGCCAAGCGCATCGACGACGCCCGTGCCGCCGGCGAGAAGCTCCCGCCGCTTGCCGGCGTGCCCATTGCCGTCAAGGACAACATGATGCTCGCGGGCACGCGCACGACGTGTGCCTCGCGCATGCTCGAGAACTACGAGAGCGTCTACACCGCCACGTGCGTGCAGCGCATGCTCGACGCGGGCTGCCTGCCCATCGGCAAGGCCAACATGGACGAGTTCGCGTTCGGCTCGTCCACGGAGAGCTCGGCGTTTCATCGCACGAACAACCCCTGGGACACCGAGCGCGTGCCGGGCGGCTCCTCGGGCGGCTCGGCCGCCGCGGTGGCCGCCGGCGAGGTTACGCTCGCGCTGGGCTCCGACACGGGCGGATCGATTCGCCAGCCGGCCTCGCTGTGCGGCGTCGTGGGCATGAAGCCCACGTACGGTGCCGTGAGCCGCTACGGCGTCGTGGCGTTTGGCTCGTCGCTCGACCAGGTGGGTCCCTTCGGCCGCAGCGTGGCCGACGTGGCGCTTGCCATGAACGCGCTCACGGCCGCGGGCCACGACCCCAGGGACTCCACGAGCCAGGACTGCGCCGTGGACTTCACCGAGCACCTCGAGGACGGCGTGGCGGGCAGGCGCGTGGGCGTCATCCCCGCGCTCATGGAGGCAGACGGCCTCACGCCCGAGGTGCGCGACGCCGTGCGCGCCGCCGCCAAGTCGCTCGAGGAGCAGGGTGCCGAGCTCGTCGAGGTCGAGCTTCCCAACCTCGACGCCGCCATCGCCGCCTACTACGTGCTGGGCCCGTGCGAGGCGTTCTCGAACCTCGCGCGCTTCGACGGCGTGCGCTATGGCTACCAGGAGCCGGGGTGCGCCACCCTGGCCGAGCAGAGCTCGCTGTCGCGCGCCCACGGCTTTGGCGCCGAGGCCAAGCGCCGCCAGATGCTGGGCGCGTGGCTGCTGTCCAGCGGCGTGTACGAGAAGTACTACCTCGCTGCCCAGAAGGCGCGCACGCTCATCACGCGCGACTACGCCGCCGCCTACGAGAAGGTCGACGTCATCCTCATGCCCGCCTCGCCCCGCACGGCGTTCAAGTTCGGCGAGCTGTCAGACCCCACGCAGATGTACCTCTCGGACCTCTACACCATCAGCATCAACATCGCCGGCAACGGCGGCGTCTCCGTGCCGCTGGGCCTGGGTGCCGAGAGTGGCCTTCCGGTGTCTGCCCAGCTCGTGGGACCCGCGTTCAAGGACCGCGACCTGCTCACGTTCGCGCGTGCCGTGGAGCGTGGCGCCGCGTCCGCGGACGGCACGCCCACGCTTGCCGTGGCGCCCGACTTAGCCGGGAAGGGGGGTGAGCTCGCATGA